The sequence AAACTAGTAGAACATTCAGAGGATCCTTCTTGAACTCTCCTTCCCCTTTTGCTTCAAAATCTATATAAACTCCAACTCTGCAATTCCTTTAATCAAGAAAAAGTATCATTCAAAAATTCTCTACAATACTCTCACATTCCAAAGCTCTTCTTATTATCATCAAATCAAAAAAGATGGCAAAAGCAAAAGCTCATGTTATGAGTTTTCTTCTCTTAGCAACAACAATTCTAGCCATTCTTCCATCAAAAACCCAAGCTTTAATGCCATACACACGCCCGTTATTCGACTTAATGTTCCCACAAGAAGACCCATTCAAGATTCTTGAACAAACCCCACTTACAATCCCTAAAGGGATTGATCAAACAATCGCCTTATTAGCTCGTTCAGATTGGAAAGAAACATCGAAAGAACACATAATTTCACTTGACATTCCTGGGATGAAAAAGGAAGATATCAAGATCGAGGTTGAAGAAAACAGAGTATTGAGAATTAGCGGAGAGAGAAAAACAGAGGAGGAGAATATTGACGGTGAGAAATGGCATAGAGTTGAGAGAACTTCTGGAAAGTTCTGGAGACAGTTTAAGCTTCCAAGGAATgttgatttggaacatattaAAGCTAATTTGGATAATGGGGTGTTGAAGATTACTGTACCAAAATTGgctgaagaagagaagaaacaGAGCAAAGTGATTAGTATTTCTGAAGAAGTAAATGGTGGAGATATTAAAGCTGCAATGTGATTATTTATCATAATCatcatttgtttttgttttaatcATGTTTTGTTTTAGAGTTACTGTTGAGGTTGGGTTAATTAACGTTCTGTAACTAAACTACAGATGAAGATTATGATAATATTATTGTAAGAATCTCTCCTTTGTCTTATCCATTATGTGAtgataaaataaagaaacatgttttattatttgttCGTTTCTCAATAAAACATACGTATTACAATTGTAGAATTTCGAGTgaaatgtcaaaaatattttaatatttttaggtTGATTATTGATATCTAAATTATTGGAGTATTGTTATGGTTGGTTGGTTTTCTGAGTTCTTTTTCTTAATGGAATTAATAAATTCGTTGAGTGTATATTCATCTCGctttatatataatgaatattCCACAAAATTGCACTTTTAAGCAATACTAATGTGTGAATTATCACGAATATAGAAAATTGAAAGATATTGtagatttaattaaataataataaaagtgttATCATAcgaataaataagaaaatgtgaGTAACTGATCAGAGTACGAcagataaaaaataaagtaatttttttgaagGATTTCAATTTAGGATTTTAATACTTAAgctaaaataaagtaattttttgaAGGATTTCAATTTAGGATTTTAATAGTTAGGCTAAAATTTGAATGtgaatcaagaaaaaattaattaacatttaaCTGTGTTGTTATACTCTAAACTTTAtcaaaattaatgatattataataaataattttttatataattatgggAAAAACTATCATGtatgagaatttttttaaaaaaagttaatgaGTATGAGTATAGTTAATTGAGTTCGATGAGCTACTCTTAGGGTCCGTTtggtcataaattttttaataatatttgagaaaaaaattggcaaattatatttgttcatataatttgctattatttgacaaatattttggtaaatatttcaaatttttaaatgggcaactttcacatatagcaaacaaaaaattcatatttgtatgctataacaaactttgcataattgcgctccatagcaaacataaaactgtataatttgctatacatatacaattgtataattcgctggcctaaattgtataattcgctggcctagattgtataattcgctggcctatttcgctgcaattgtataatttgttttgcatacagttgaatcgaattaaaatgtatgtatattgcataattataagtgtatagcaagaagatatatgtttttctcgctttatacaaaaacagaaacacaatatatacacttctgttgtataaagctagagaaaattgtatttcactgcaattgtataattcgcaattgtataattcgttggcctttttctctgcaatatttgaagtaaaatgtttgtaaattgtataattaagtgtataacacgaagatatacatttttgcatgtgtatatacaattttctctcgctttatacaaaacagaaacagaattatacacttctgtgtataaagcgagagagacgagcgagaatggagagtgacgagcgagatttctgggagagagacgccggcaaattttagctaatgtttgttatggagcacaatcaaatcaaaccctagctattccatttaatttaggttattagtttgctattatgtacaattttccctttttaaatactagttttttctagtatttgggccaaatctcattattttggatcttttgaaaattaaaattttaccccaattatcttttacaaaaacactcTTGTTAGTAGTTGTTTGCGTTGTATTACATgattttttacgtgaacaccaaaagagtaattaaatatttagtgaatattaaataatgatatgattgttgatgaaaaattattaaaaattggcTTAAGGTAACAAAGTCACGTGCTTTATCTACTTCACGATGTATTGAATGATGTTTGTTGCACTCACTCTAAATTACCACATTGTTCTAGTGTCATGAACAcaatttgttattgttgtaacgaacatccaattgacttgtaatataaatttatagttagttttgataattttaaaacttatggttataaatcatatttttctaaaaaggtgaaatatatttttcaaattttatggcAAAACACATGATAAaatttcactcaaataatatttaccaagaatatttaaaaatttatggtCAAACGATAGCTTAGCTACGAGAGAAAGGGGATTTGAGGTGATatctattttttaagaaaaaaatatactagcCGAGTgatatttatacttcaatttaataaaataaataaaaataatatttgagtgCAATTTCCAAAACATGAATAATCGTACTATTTAGGGAATAAACTCTTTGAAATAATTCAATGAGTGTATATTTACTGTTGTCACCTTAAGAAGACCAGTAGTAAAAAAACTACTACTATCATCATTCAAGAAGCTGATAGTAAAAAAACTCAAACATGGCGGAAACCGAAACCCTAGATTCCTCTCCTCATCCACCTCAACTTTCCGACGACAATCCTACCGGTAACGAAGACCAAGATATGCTCGACGCAGACAAATCCGCTAAAGATTCCGATTCCGATTCTCAGTCAGACTCCGACTCCGATTCAGAAGATGATGCACAGCAGAATACACAAATTCATGCTCTTGAAACTGAGATCTTAAATAATCCTTCCAATTACGACACTCATGTTCAAGTAATTTCTCTTCCTATTCTCATCCACTAAGTTAGTAGGAAAGAAAAACGTGTTCAGAGAAAT comes from Solanum pennellii chromosome 1, SPENNV200 and encodes:
- the LOC107027880 gene encoding 22.7 kDa class IV heat shock protein-like, producing the protein MAKAKAHVMSFLLLATTILAILPSKTQALMPYTRPLFDLMFPQEDPFKILEQTPLTIPKGIDQTIALLARSDWKETSKEHIISLDIPGMKKEDIKIEVEENRVLRISGERKTEEENIDGEKWHRVERTSGKFWRQFKLPRNVDLEHIKANLDNGVLKITVPKLAEEEKKQSKVISISEEVNGGDIKAAM